One Blastococcus sp. Marseille-P5729 genomic window, TTCACCTCTGAGTCCGTCACCGAGGGACACCCCGACAAGATCGCCGACGCGATCAGTGACGCGATTCTCGACGAGCTGCTCACGCAGGACCCGGGCGCGCGGGTCGCGGTGGAGACCCTCATCATGACCGGCCAGGTACACATCGCCGGCGAGGTCCGCACCACCGCGTACGCCGACATCCCGGGCCTGGTGCGCAAGACGATTCTCGACATCGGCTACGACTCCTCCAGCAAGGGATTCGACGGCGCGTCGTGCGGCGTGTCGGTGTCGATCGGGGAGCAGTCCTCCGACATCGCCGCGGGCGTGGACGTCGCCCATGAGTCGCGCGTCGAGGGCAACGAGGACGCGATCTCGGCGCAGGGCGCCGGCGATCAGGGACTGATGTTCGGGTTCGCCTGTGACGAGACGCCGGAGCTGATGCCGCTGCCGATCTCGATGGCGCACCGGCTCTCACGCCGGCTCACCGAGGTGCGCAAGGACGGCACGCTGCCGTATCTGCGGCCCGACGGGAAGACGCAGGTCACCATCGAGTATGTCGACGGCCGGCCCGAGCGGGTGGATACCGTCGTGCTCTCCACGCAGCACGCGGAGGGGATCAGCCTAGAGGGCATGCTGGCCCCCGACATCCGCGAGCACGTCATCGACCACGTCCTGGCCTCGTACGACCTCGACTCGACCGACGTCCGGGTGCTGATCAACCCCACCGGCAACTTCGTGATCGGCGGTCCGATGGGCGATGCCGGGCTGACCGGCCGCAAGATCATCGTCGACACCTACGGCGGGTATGCCCGCCACGGCGGCGGCGCCTTCTCTGGCAAGGACCCGTCGAAGGTCGACCGCTCCGCGACCTATGCCACCCGGTGGGTCGCCAAGAACATCGTCGCGGCCGGGCTCGCCGCCAAGTGCGAGGTCCAGGTGGCATATGCGATCGGCCGCGCTGAGCCGGTGGGCATGTACATCGATACCTTCGGCACCGAGACCACCCCGGTCGAGCGGATCGAGAAGGCGGCGGCCGAGGTATTCGACCTGCGTCCGCTTGCCATCATCCGCGACCTCGACCTGCTGCGGCCGATCTATCGGGCGACCACTGCCTACGGCCACTTCGGCCGCGAGGACGGCGACTTCCCGTGGGAGCGCACCGACCGAGCCGCCGAGCTCGCGCGGATCGCGACCCAGTAGGAGCGCGTCACGCCCGGCCAGCAGACCCTGATGCCACCGGTGCGCCCGGACGACGGGCCGCTGGTGGCATCGGTGTATCCCGACGTGCCGCTGCCGCACCTGGATCGCCGCTTCGACTACGTCGTGCCGGACGAGCTCGCCGACCAGGTTGCCGTCGGGTCCCGCGTGCGGGTGCGTTTTGCCGGCAAGCTGGTCGACGCGTACGTCGTCGGCCTGAGCAGCGATACCGAGCGCGAGGGCCGGCTCTCGCGCGTGCAGCGCGTGGTCGGGCCGCTGCCCGTGCTGACCGACGAGACGTTGCCGCTCATGCGCGCCGTCGCCGACCGCTGGGCCGGCGGCTTCTGCGACGTGGTCCGGCTGGCCGTGCCCCCGCGCAACGCGCGCACCGAGAAGTCCGCCACCCAGCCGGTGCTCGACTACGCCGCGCCGTCCGACACCGGCTGGGGTGCGTACGGTGACGGGTTCCTGAGCGCGCTGCGCGAAGGGCGCCGGGCGCGGGCCGTGTGGACGGCGATGCCCGGCGAGGATTGGCCGCTGCGGCTGGCCGAGGCCGCCGCCACGACGGCGGCTGGGGGACGCGGGGCGGTGATTGTCGTCCCCGACGTGAAGGACGCCGCGCGCGTCGAGGACGCCTTGCGGATTCTGGTCGGAAAGGACGGCTTCGCCCCGCTGAACGCGGGGCTGGGGCCGTCGGCACGCTACCGTCGCTTCCTGCGCTGCCTGCGCGGCGAGGTGCGGATCGCGGTCGGAACCCGGTCTGCGGTCTACGCCCCCGTGCGCGACCTGGGGCTGGTCGCCATCTGGGACGACGGCGACGATCTGTACGACGAGCCGCGTGCGCCGTACGCGCACGCCCGCGACGTCGCGGTGCTGCGCGCCCACCTCAGTGGCGCCAGCGTGCTGATCGGCGGTTTCACGCAGTCGGTCGCCAGCGCCGCGCTGCTCGAACGGGGGTGGGCGGCCGCGCTGCGCCCCGACCGGGACAGCGCGCGGTCCCGGATGCCGCGCATCGTGGCCTCGGGAGACGACATCTTCCTTCGCTCGGACGCCGCCACGCACAGTGCCCGGATGCCGAAGGTCGCGATGGACGCGGCCCGGGCGGCGATCGACGCGGGGAACCCGGTGCTCGTACAGGTCCCGCGGCGCGGCTATCTGCCGGTGCTCGCGTGCGTGCGGTGCGGCACCCCGGCCCGCTGCGCGCAGTGCCGGGGGCCACTCGCGCTCCGCTCGGGCCGCGACCCGTTGGCCGCCTGCCGGTGGTGCGGCACGATCGCGGCCGGCTGGCGGTGCCCCGAGTGCGATGCCGACCGGTTCCGGGCCGCGGTGGTGGGCGCCGGGCGTACCGCGGAGGAGATCGGGCGGATGCTGCCCGGCACCGCGGTGGTGCAGTCCGCCGGAGACCATGTCATCTCCCGCATCGAGCCCGGCAAGCGGGTCGTGATCGCCACGCCCGGCGCCGAGCCGGTCGTCGACGGGGGGTATGGCGCCGTCCTGCTGCTGGATGGCTGGGCGCTGCTCACCCGCTCCGAGCTGCTCGCGGGCGAGGAGGCGCTGCGCCGATGGATGAACGCAGCAGCGCTGGCCCGGGCCGGCGCGGACGGCGGCCGGGTGGTCGGGATGGCGCCCGCCGCCGTGCCGGTCGTGCAGGCGCTGGTGCGCTGGGATGCGCCGTGGTACGCCGAGCGCGAGCTGGCCGACAGACATGAGCTGCGCTTCCCGCCGACGGTTCGGATGGCCGCCCTGGTGGGTGATCCGGCAGCGGTGGATGAGGCAACACGGTCGCCGGAGCTGCCACCGACCACCGACGTCCTGGGCCCGGTGACCGACTACGTCGACGAGACCGCTGAGCGGCTGCTGCTGCGCGTCCCGACCACGGACGGGGACGCTCTCGCGCAGGCCCTGCACGCCTTGCGCAGCCACCGCTCCCTGCACAAGGCGCGCGACCGGCTGCACATCAAGCTCGACCCGCAGCGGCTGCTCTAGCCGCAGCAGTGGCCGGCCACCGACCGGCGGCCGACCGGGGGATCGCCTAGAATGCCCTGGGGTCCGTAACCCCCATTCGCCTGTTCGGCGACCCCGTCCTGCGCACCCCGTGCGAGCCGGTGACCGACTTCGATCGCGAGCTGGCCAGGCTCGTCGACGACCTCACCGACACGATGCTCGCGGCCAACGGCGCCGGACTTGCCGCGCCGCAGATCGGCGTCGGGGCGCGGGTGTTCACCTATCACGTGGACGACCAGGTCGGGCACCTCGTGAACCCCGTCGTGGAGTATGTCTCCGACGAGGAGCAGACCGATGACGAGGGCTGCCTGTCGATCCCGGGCCTGGCCTTCCCGTGCACGCGGCCCCTCCGGGCGCGTGCGGCCGGCTTCGACATGCACGGTGAGCCGCTGGTCATCGAGGGCGAACGACTGCTCGCGAGGGCGGTGCTGCACGAGATCGACCACCTGGACGGCGTCCTGTTCGTCGACCGGCTCGACCCGGCGACGCGCAAGGCGGCGATGCGCGCGATTCGCGAGGCCGAGTGGGCCGGGACGCCACGCCCGGTGATCAAGGTCAGCCCGCACCCCTCGCCGTTCGGGATCTGACGATGCGCATCCTGTTCGCGGGCACGCCGCACGCCGCCGTCCCCTCACTGGAGGCACTGCACGCCTCCGAGCACGAGATTGTCGCGGTGCTGACGCGCCCGGACACGCGATCCGGTCGTGGCCGGAGCATGAGCCGCAGCGAGGTCGGCCAGCGGGCCGACGAGCTGGCCATCCCGCTGCTGCAGCCCCGGTCGCTGCGCGATGCCGAGGCGCGCGAGGCGATCGCCGCGCTCGATCCGGACCTTGCGGTGATCGTGGCCTACGGTGGTCTCGTTCCGGCGCCGGTGCTGCAGCTGCCGCGGCACGGTTGGGTGAACCTGCACTTCTCCCTGCTGCCGCGCTGGCGGGGGGCGGCGCCGGTGCAGCACGCGATCGCCGCCGGCGACGCGCAGATCGGCGCGTGCACCTTCCGGCTTGAAGAGGGCCTGGACACCGGTCCGGTCTATCGACGGATCTCGATGGGCATGCCCGAGCGGGCGACCGCCGGCGATCTGCTTGAGACCCTGGCCGTAGACGGCGCGCACCTGCTGGCGCAGACCGTCGAAGACATCGCTGCCGGCACCGCCCGGCCGGAGGCTCAGCCAGCGGACGGCATCACGCTCGCGCCGAAGATCAGCGTCGATGACGTTCACGTGCGCTTCAGCAGGCCGGCGCCCGTCGTCGACCGGCTGATCCGCTCGGCAACCCCCGCGCCCGGCGCCTGGTGCCTGATCGCCGGGCAGCGCGTCAAGCTCGGTCCCGTCCTGCCACTGCACGAGAGCCTGCCTGCAGGCGAGCTGGTAGTGACCAAGCGCGAGGTCGTCATCGGCTGCGAGCTCGGCGCCGTCCGGCTCGGTCAGGTCCAGCCCCAGGGCAAGAAGGCGATGCCCGCGGCAGACTTCGCCCGCGGTGCCCGGTTGACCAGCGGCATGCTCGTCGACGAGGCGTCGTTGTGAGCGGTGCGCCCCGCAGCGGCGCGCCCCGCAGCGGCGCGTCCCGCGGAGGCGGGCGCCGCGGAGGGCCGCGTGGCCGCAGGCTCGCCGTGGGCGCCGCCCCCCGCAGGGTGGCCTACGAGGTCGTGCGGGCGGTCTCCGGCCGCGACGCCTACGCCAACCTCGTGCTGCCCGACCGGATTCGGCAGGCCGGTCTCGACGCGCGCGACGCGGCGCTCGCGACCGAGCTGACCTACGGCACCCTGCGGGCGGCCGGACTGTTGGACGCCGTGATCGACGTCGTCTCCAGCCGGCCGGTGGACCAGCTGGACGACGACGTCCGCGACGCGGTCCGGCTGGGGGCCTACCAGCTGCTGCGGACCCGGATCGCACCGCACGCCGCCGTCTCGGCGACCGTCGGCGCCACCCATGGCGTGCTGTCGCAGGGCCAGGCCGGGTTCGTCAACGCGCTGCTGCGCAAGATTGGCTATCGCACCGAGGAGGAATGGGTCGGGCGGGTCGCGCCGGATGCCGACACCGATCCGATCGGCAACCTGGCTATGAAGCACGCCCACCCGCGATGGATCGCCGCCGCCTTCAACGATGCCCTCGGCGGGGACCGCGACGAGCTCGCTGCCGCGCTCGCCGCCGACGACGAGCGGCCCGCGGGGCACCTCGCCGCCCGGCCCGGCCGGGTCACCCGCGACGAGCTGGCCGCAGCGAGCGGCGGAACCCTGGGCCGCTACTCGCCGTACGCGGTGCACCTGGACTCCGGCGATCCGGCCGAGATCGCCTACGTGCGGTCCGGCTCGGCCGCGGTGCAGGACGAAGGCAGTCAGCTGGCCGCGCTCGCGCTCATCGAGACACCGATCGAGGGGGCCGACTCGCGCTGGGTCGACCTGTGTGCCGGGCCCGGCGGGAAGGCCGGGCTGCTGGCTGCGGTCGCGGCCGGACGGGGCGCCCGGCTGCTGGCGTGTGAGCCTGCCCCACATCGCGCCGCTCTCGTCGCGAGCACCCTGCGCGGTCTGCCCGCCCAGGCGGTGATCAGCGACGGCCGCCGGGCTCCGCTCGCCGACTCGTCGGTCGACCGAGTTCTCGTCGACGCGCCGTGCTCCGGGCTCGGTGCGCTGCGTCGCCGTCCGGAGTCGCGCTGGCGCCGCCAGCCCTCCGACATCCCGGCGCTCACCATGCTGCAGCGCGAGCTGCTGACCTCGGCGTTGCGCGTGGTCCGCGCCGGAGGCGTGGTCGCGTATGTCACCTGCAGCCCGCACGTCGCCGAGACCCGCGCGGTGGTGCGGGCCGTGGTCGACGAGCGGATGCACGAGCTGGTCGACGTCCGCCCGGTCCTGGGCGAGCTGCCTGACCTCGGCGAGGGCCCATGGGTGCAGTTGTGGCCCCATCGGCACGGCACCGACGCGATGTTCATCAGCCTGATTCGGAAGAGATAGAAGGTAATCGATGCAGTATGACGCGGCGTACACCGGCACCGGGCGGCCGA contains:
- the metK gene encoding methionine adenosyltransferase; this translates as MSRRLFTSESVTEGHPDKIADAISDAILDELLTQDPGARVAVETLIMTGQVHIAGEVRTTAYADIPGLVRKTILDIGYDSSSKGFDGASCGVSVSIGEQSSDIAAGVDVAHESRVEGNEDAISAQGAGDQGLMFGFACDETPELMPLPISMAHRLSRRLTEVRKDGTLPYLRPDGKTQVTIEYVDGRPERVDTVVLSTQHAEGISLEGMLAPDIREHVIDHVLASYDLDSTDVRVLINPTGNFVIGGPMGDAGLTGRKIIVDTYGGYARHGGGAFSGKDPSKVDRSATYATRWVAKNIVAAGLAAKCEVQVAYAIGRAEPVGMYIDTFGTETTPVERIEKAAAEVFDLRPLAIIRDLDLLRPIYRATTAYGHFGREDGDFPWERTDRAAELARIATQ
- a CDS encoding primosomal protein N', yielding MPPVRPDDGPLVASVYPDVPLPHLDRRFDYVVPDELADQVAVGSRVRVRFAGKLVDAYVVGLSSDTEREGRLSRVQRVVGPLPVLTDETLPLMRAVADRWAGGFCDVVRLAVPPRNARTEKSATQPVLDYAAPSDTGWGAYGDGFLSALREGRRARAVWTAMPGEDWPLRLAEAAATTAAGGRGAVIVVPDVKDAARVEDALRILVGKDGFAPLNAGLGPSARYRRFLRCLRGEVRIAVGTRSAVYAPVRDLGLVAIWDDGDDLYDEPRAPYAHARDVAVLRAHLSGASVLIGGFTQSVASAALLERGWAAALRPDRDSARSRMPRIVASGDDIFLRSDAATHSARMPKVAMDAARAAIDAGNPVLVQVPRRGYLPVLACVRCGTPARCAQCRGPLALRSGRDPLAACRWCGTIAAGWRCPECDADRFRAAVVGAGRTAEEIGRMLPGTAVVQSAGDHVISRIEPGKRVVIATPGAEPVVDGGYGAVLLLDGWALLTRSELLAGEEALRRWMNAAALARAGADGGRVVGMAPAAVPVVQALVRWDAPWYAERELADRHELRFPPTVRMAALVGDPAAVDEATRSPELPPTTDVLGPVTDYVDETAERLLLRVPTTDGDALAQALHALRSHRSLHKARDRLHIKLDPQRLL
- the def gene encoding peptide deformylase, whose amino-acid sequence is MRLFGDPVLRTPCEPVTDFDRELARLVDDLTDTMLAANGAGLAAPQIGVGARVFTYHVDDQVGHLVNPVVEYVSDEEQTDDEGCLSIPGLAFPCTRPLRARAAGFDMHGEPLVIEGERLLARAVLHEIDHLDGVLFVDRLDPATRKAAMRAIREAEWAGTPRPVIKVSPHPSPFGI
- the fmt gene encoding methionyl-tRNA formyltransferase; this translates as MRILFAGTPHAAVPSLEALHASEHEIVAVLTRPDTRSGRGRSMSRSEVGQRADELAIPLLQPRSLRDAEAREAIAALDPDLAVIVAYGGLVPAPVLQLPRHGWVNLHFSLLPRWRGAAPVQHAIAAGDAQIGACTFRLEEGLDTGPVYRRISMGMPERATAGDLLETLAVDGAHLLAQTVEDIAAGTARPEAQPADGITLAPKISVDDVHVRFSRPAPVVDRLIRSATPAPGAWCLIAGQRVKLGPVLPLHESLPAGELVVTKREVVIGCELGAVRLGQVQPQGKKAMPAADFARGARLTSGMLVDEASL
- a CDS encoding RsmB/NOP family class I SAM-dependent RNA methyltransferase, translated to MSGAPRSGAPRSGASRGGGRRGGPRGRRLAVGAAPRRVAYEVVRAVSGRDAYANLVLPDRIRQAGLDARDAALATELTYGTLRAAGLLDAVIDVVSSRPVDQLDDDVRDAVRLGAYQLLRTRIAPHAAVSATVGATHGVLSQGQAGFVNALLRKIGYRTEEEWVGRVAPDADTDPIGNLAMKHAHPRWIAAAFNDALGGDRDELAAALAADDERPAGHLAARPGRVTRDELAAASGGTLGRYSPYAVHLDSGDPAEIAYVRSGSAAVQDEGSQLAALALIETPIEGADSRWVDLCAGPGGKAGLLAAVAAGRGARLLACEPAPHRAALVASTLRGLPAQAVISDGRRAPLADSSVDRVLVDAPCSGLGALRRRPESRWRRQPSDIPALTMLQRELLTSALRVVRAGGVVAYVTCSPHVAETRAVVRAVVDERMHELVDVRPVLGELPDLGEGPWVQLWPHRHGTDAMFISLIRKR